A window of the Virgibacillus pantothenticus genome harbors these coding sequences:
- the nagB gene encoding glucosamine-6-phosphate deaminase, which produces MELIKVRNYEELSEYAGKLVLEKVNTLENPVLGLATGSTPEGLYQYLINQYKEGKVSFEHVVTFNLDEYVGLEKDDINSYNYYMNEKLFKHIGIPRNQTYLPDGNAIDLNEEATNYENRIKQAGNIDLQILGLGLNGHIGFNEPGTPFTSRTHIVQLDESTRQANARFFISIDEVPSQAITMGIETIMESKQIVLLVSGEGKAEALHRVINGEVSEEFPASILQKHPHVIIVADEAACKLL; this is translated from the coding sequence ATGGAATTGATTAAGGTTCGTAATTATGAGGAATTAAGTGAGTATGCAGGGAAGTTGGTTCTTGAAAAAGTAAATACGCTTGAAAATCCAGTGCTTGGTTTGGCAACAGGTTCTACTCCAGAAGGACTTTATCAGTATTTAATAAATCAGTATAAAGAGGGTAAGGTCTCTTTTGAGCATGTCGTTACCTTTAATCTCGATGAATATGTAGGCTTGGAAAAAGATGATATTAATAGCTATAATTACTACATGAATGAAAAACTGTTTAAACATATTGGTATTCCACGTAATCAAACATATTTACCAGATGGAAACGCAATTGATTTAAACGAAGAAGCTACAAATTATGAAAATCGTATCAAACAGGCAGGAAATATTGATTTACAAATACTCGGGCTCGGTCTAAACGGTCATATTGGGTTTAATGAACCAGGTACACCTTTTACAAGCAGGACACATATTGTTCAGTTGGATGAATCTACGCGTCAAGCTAATGCACGCTTTTTCATATCAATAGACGAGGTTCCTTCTCAAGCTATTACAATGGGCATTGAAACAATTATGGAAAGCAAACAAATTGTATTGCTTGTTTCAGGGGAAGGAAAAGCGGAGGCACTGCACCGTGTTATCAACGGCGAAGTGAGTGAGGAATTTCCTGCATCGATTTTACAAAAACATCCTCATGTAATCA